One genomic window of Methanosarcina acetivorans C2A includes the following:
- a CDS encoding DUF5683 domain-containing protein, giving the protein MPQPRKNPGFAAVLSFFIPGLGQIYNGQIMKGIIFIILASIFGFLTVVFIGYILYPLFWVYNLYDAYNTAREINERYGGYY; this is encoded by the coding sequence ATGCCTCAACCACGTAAAAACCCGGGCTTTGCTGCAGTACTTTCATTCTTTATCCCGGGTCTCGGGCAGATCTATAATGGGCAGATCATGAAGGGAATTATTTTTATTATTCTTGCCTCGATTTTCGGCTTCCTGACAGTAGTTTTTATCGGTTATATCCTTTATCCGCTGTTCTGGGTATACAACCTCTACGATGCCTACAATACTGCCAGGGAAATTAATGAGAGGTACGGTGGATATTATTGA
- a CDS encoding flavin reductase family protein, whose translation MKLKPSKREQIFPLPVALVSTVSNEGIRNAAPWSNITPILRPLEEVVLASWLKRDTLTNIRETGEFVINIPPVEMVEAVMVCSRNYPPEVDEFEMAGLKSHISEEIRAPGIEGCLAWAECTLVEEILREKFSLIIGKVVNLEVDEKFFDEEGQMDFEKAKPMSCVLGSKGLTFTCPKDSGKSADYSEMFLGGKEALSPKP comes from the coding sequence ATGAAATTAAAACCAAGCAAAAGAGAGCAAATCTTCCCCTTGCCTGTTGCCCTTGTTTCCACAGTCTCAAACGAAGGAATCCGAAATGCCGCTCCCTGGTCCAATATAACTCCAATCCTTCGCCCCCTGGAGGAAGTAGTGCTTGCTTCCTGGCTCAAGCGCGACACCCTCACAAACATCCGGGAAACCGGGGAATTTGTCATAAATATCCCTCCCGTTGAGATGGTAGAAGCTGTAATGGTTTGTTCCCGGAACTATCCTCCGGAAGTGGACGAGTTTGAAATGGCAGGGCTAAAGTCCCATATCTCGGAGGAAATAAGGGCTCCTGGGATTGAAGGATGCCTGGCCTGGGCCGAATGTACCCTTGTGGAGGAAATCCTGAGAGAAAAATTCTCCCTCATCATAGGAAAAGTCGTTAATTTAGAAGTAGATGAGAAATTCTTTGATGAGGAAGGCCAAATGGATTTTGAAAAAGCAAAACCTATGTCCTGCGTCCTGGGATCAAAAGGCCTTACCTTTACCTGCCCCAAAGACAGTGGAAAATCAGCAGACTATTCCGAAATGTTTTTGGGAGGAAAAGAGGCTTTAAGTCCAAAACCCTGA
- the uvrB gene encoding excinuclease ABC subunit UvrB — MKVSSQTPGELSKKKFELLHDARYWDSPQFKLISGFEPKGSQPQAIEKLVEGLKKREQFQTLLGVTGSGKTYTVANVINQIRKPTLVIAHNKTLAAQLYNEFREFFPENRVEYFVSYYDYYQPESYLPAKDQYIEKDAQINPKIEQMRLAATASLMSRQDVIVVASVSCIYGLGNPENFQKMGFELKVGDKVQRKEILEKLIDIQFERNDMELMPGRFRVKGDTIDIIPGYFDDIIRVELFGDEVDRISEVDKQTGQRKEDMDYFFVYPARHYVIPEEEQKSAIRSILEELEEHLPTLGLLESHRLKQRTLYDMEMIEETGSCKGIENYSRHFDHRQPGEQPFCLLDYFPEDFLLIIDESHQTIPQLHGMYNGDRSRKKSLVDYGFRLPSAYDNRPLKFEEFEKYMENVIFVSATPSDYEREHSARIVEQIIRPTGLVDPEVEVRPLEGQVRDVMQEIRKIVDRGDRALVTTLTKKLAEELTEFLARNEIKARYLHSDIKTIERTEIIRELRLGKFDVLVGINLLREGLDIPEVGFIGILDADKEGFLRDSKSLIQIIGRAARNSSSKVVLYADNMTESIKKAVDETERRRSMQIAYNEEHGIVPKTIRKPIREKVVDITDTKHIPKTDIPNVIIELDAEMREAADRLDFERAIQLRELIKKLEKEVKAV; from the coding sequence ATGAAAGTTTCCAGCCAGACACCCGGGGAGTTATCCAAAAAAAAGTTCGAACTACTGCACGATGCTCGGTACTGGGATAGCCCTCAGTTTAAACTGATCTCCGGTTTTGAACCTAAAGGGTCCCAGCCACAGGCAATCGAAAAACTTGTGGAAGGGCTGAAGAAGAGGGAGCAGTTCCAGACCCTGCTCGGGGTGACCGGATCCGGAAAGACCTACACGGTTGCAAATGTTATAAACCAGATCCGAAAGCCGACCCTTGTTATTGCCCATAACAAGACCCTGGCTGCCCAGCTCTATAATGAGTTCAGGGAGTTCTTCCCTGAAAACAGGGTTGAGTACTTTGTTTCATATTACGACTATTACCAGCCCGAGTCCTATCTCCCTGCCAAAGACCAGTACATTGAAAAGGATGCCCAGATAAACCCGAAGATCGAACAGATGCGCCTTGCAGCCACAGCCTCCCTGATGTCACGTCAGGACGTGATTGTGGTAGCTTCGGTGTCCTGTATCTACGGGCTTGGTAACCCTGAAAACTTCCAGAAGATGGGGTTTGAACTGAAGGTAGGAGATAAGGTCCAGAGAAAGGAAATCCTCGAAAAACTTATCGATATCCAGTTTGAAAGAAACGACATGGAACTCATGCCCGGGCGCTTTCGCGTAAAAGGAGATACCATTGATATCATTCCCGGTTACTTCGATGACATTATCCGGGTCGAACTCTTCGGGGATGAGGTGGACCGGATTTCCGAAGTGGACAAGCAGACAGGCCAGCGAAAAGAAGACATGGACTACTTCTTTGTCTACCCTGCGCGACACTATGTTATTCCGGAAGAGGAGCAGAAAAGTGCAATCCGGTCCATTCTTGAAGAGCTTGAAGAACACCTCCCCACCCTCGGGCTGCTCGAATCTCACCGGCTAAAACAGCGCACTCTCTACGACATGGAGATGATTGAGGAGACAGGCAGCTGTAAGGGCATTGAGAATTACTCAAGACACTTTGACCACAGGCAGCCCGGAGAACAGCCTTTCTGTTTGCTTGACTATTTCCCTGAAGATTTCCTCCTGATCATTGACGAAAGCCACCAGACAATCCCCCAGCTGCACGGGATGTACAATGGGGACCGCTCTCGGAAAAAGAGTCTTGTAGATTACGGTTTCAGGCTCCCCAGCGCCTATGACAACAGGCCCCTGAAGTTTGAAGAATTTGAAAAGTACATGGAAAACGTGATTTTTGTTTCGGCAACCCCTTCGGACTACGAACGGGAGCATTCTGCCAGGATTGTGGAACAGATTATCCGCCCGACGGGCCTCGTTGACCCTGAGGTTGAAGTACGTCCCCTTGAGGGCCAGGTCAGAGATGTTATGCAGGAGATCCGGAAAATAGTGGATAGGGGAGACCGCGCCCTTGTGACCACTCTTACCAAAAAGCTTGCAGAAGAACTGACCGAGTTCCTTGCAAGAAACGAAATCAAAGCCCGCTACCTTCACTCCGATATCAAGACTATAGAAAGGACGGAAATCATCCGTGAACTGCGTCTCGGCAAGTTCGATGTCCTTGTAGGGATCAACCTGCTAAGGGAAGGGCTTGACATCCCGGAAGTGGGTTTTATCGGAATCCTTGATGCGGATAAGGAAGGCTTCCTCAGAGATTCAAAGAGCCTCATCCAGATCATAGGTCGCGCAGCCCGGAACTCCAGCTCGAAGGTCGTCCTCTACGCTGACAACATGACCGAGTCTATCAAAAAAGCAGTAGACGAGACCGAACGCCGCCGTTCCATGCAGATCGCCTACAATGAAGAACACGGCATAGTCCCGAAAACTATCCGGAAGCCCATCAGGGAAAAAGTCGTGGATATTACCGACACCAAACACATCCCGAAGACCGACATCCCCAATGTAATTATCGAACTGGACGCCGAGATGAGAGAAGCTGCCGACAGGCTGGACTTCGAGCGTGCAATCCAGCTCAGGGAGCTCATAAAGAAACTGGAAAAAGAGGTTAAAGCCGTGTGA
- the uvrC gene encoding excinuclease ABC subunit UvrC, giving the protein MIDLEALPHLPGCYLFKDEEGVVLYVGKAKDLKKRVSSYFQKRDHDPKTTSLVQAARGLDFIVTNTEVEALLLENTLIKKHWPRYNILLKDSKRYACIHLTGEKFPRIRIARKNTGDGEFFGPFVSAKERDYIFEVVRKTFQLRTCKKMPSRACLRYHIGACSGPCIGSISEEEYGEKVKRATSVLKGNIGELIESMEKEMKKMAAKQMFEQAMALRDEISALEYLQEKQNMERQKKHDEDILNYIVRDNTVYLMLFKVYKGTLEDKQDYVFAFGEDFLQEFLVQYYSENDPPEELIVPQVLEESLVEFLAHVKGKKVKVTVPKQGEKKELLDLALKNVEIGFFGDRKKLESLQSKLSLPKLPNVIECFDISHLSGTSTVGSMVQFRGGRPDKHNYRRFKIESVEGIDDFASIAEVVRRRYSRLLEDKHEMPDLIIIDGGKGQLSSAFQELRKLKIRVPIISIAKREEELYVPGLKSPLPIKRNEKASLFVQEIRDEAHRFAITYNRLLRQKSLIK; this is encoded by the coding sequence ATGATTGATCTGGAAGCCCTTCCACACCTTCCCGGCTGCTATCTTTTCAAGGATGAGGAAGGGGTTGTACTCTACGTGGGAAAGGCAAAAGACCTTAAAAAAAGGGTGAGCAGTTATTTCCAGAAAAGGGACCACGACCCTAAAACAACCAGCCTTGTTCAGGCTGCCAGGGGCCTTGACTTCATTGTTACAAATACCGAGGTAGAAGCCCTTCTCCTTGAAAATACCCTTATAAAGAAGCACTGGCCGAGATACAATATCCTACTCAAGGACTCAAAGCGCTATGCTTGCATCCATCTCACCGGAGAAAAGTTTCCCAGGATAAGGATTGCCCGGAAAAATACCGGAGACGGAGAGTTCTTCGGACCTTTCGTTTCTGCAAAAGAAAGAGATTACATCTTCGAGGTCGTAAGAAAAACATTTCAGCTCCGAACCTGCAAAAAAATGCCCTCACGCGCCTGTCTCCGCTATCATATCGGAGCTTGCAGCGGCCCCTGTATAGGCAGCATTTCCGAGGAGGAGTACGGAGAGAAGGTAAAAAGAGCTACTTCTGTCCTGAAAGGCAACATCGGGGAGCTCATCGAGTCCATGGAAAAAGAGATGAAAAAGATGGCTGCGAAGCAGATGTTTGAGCAGGCCATGGCTCTCAGGGATGAGATTTCAGCCCTTGAATACCTGCAGGAAAAGCAAAACATGGAGAGGCAGAAGAAACATGATGAGGATATCCTGAATTACATTGTCAGGGACAATACTGTCTATCTCATGCTCTTCAAGGTCTACAAAGGGACCCTGGAAGACAAGCAGGACTATGTTTTTGCTTTCGGGGAAGATTTCCTGCAAGAATTTCTGGTACAGTACTATTCCGAGAACGACCCTCCTGAGGAACTGATCGTCCCCCAAGTTCTTGAAGAGTCTCTTGTAGAGTTTCTGGCGCATGTGAAAGGAAAGAAAGTGAAGGTCACGGTTCCGAAGCAGGGGGAGAAAAAAGAACTTCTCGACCTGGCCCTGAAAAATGTTGAGATAGGATTTTTCGGGGACAGAAAAAAACTCGAATCCCTGCAGAGCAAACTCTCTCTCCCCAAACTCCCGAACGTTATCGAGTGTTTCGATATCTCCCATCTCTCGGGCACCTCTACCGTGGGTTCTATGGTCCAGTTCAGGGGCGGTCGACCTGACAAACACAACTATCGCCGCTTCAAAATCGAAAGTGTGGAAGGGATTGACGACTTTGCTTCCATTGCCGAAGTTGTGAGGAGGCGTTATTCCCGCCTGCTTGAAGATAAACATGAAATGCCGGACTTAATCATTATCGACGGGGGAAAAGGGCAGCTTTCTTCGGCTTTCCAGGAGCTCCGTAAATTGAAGATCAGGGTTCCTATCATCTCCATAGCAAAAAGGGAAGAGGAACTCTATGTACCAGGGCTTAAATCTCCCCTTCCTATCAAAAGAAATGAAAAGGCATCCCTCTTTGTACAGGAAATCCGGGACGAAGCCCATAGATTTGCAATCACCTACAACCGGCTGCTAAGACAGAAGTCATTGATAAAGTAA